From one Phocoena sinus isolate mPhoSin1 chromosome 4, mPhoSin1.pri, whole genome shotgun sequence genomic stretch:
- the LOC116753562 gene encoding small nuclear ribonucleoprotein G-like, with the protein MSKAHPPDLNKFMDKKLSLILNGGRHVQGMLREFVPLLNLVIDECVEMATSGQQNNSGIVVIQGNSISMLEALEGV; encoded by the coding sequence ATGAGCAAAGCTCACCCTCCCGATTTGAATAAATTTATGGATAAGAAGTTATCATTAATATTAAATGGTGGCAGACATGTCCAAGGAATGTTGAGGGAATTTGTTCCCTTGTTGAATCTTGTGATAGATGAATGTGTGGAGATGGCAACTAGTGGGCAACAGAACAATAGTGGAATTGTGGTAATACAAGGAAATAGTATCAGCATGTTAGAAGCCTTGGAAGGAGTATGA